A single genomic interval of Gallus gallus isolate bGalGal1 chromosome 10, bGalGal1.mat.broiler.GRCg7b, whole genome shotgun sequence harbors:
- the DUOXA2 gene encoding dual oxidase maturation factor 1 isoform X2: MTLWDGSFPFYPGTNACFPFDTTWAIIASVFLSVLITSIIILPGIRGKGRLFWLLRVVTSLFIGAVVLTIQFTRDWESGWVTANISYKSFSRAMVNANIGLHIGLAGVNITLVGNPVNQVNETINYNEHFAWSFDADYDHSYSEGLEKGLPSPILYVAEKFTTQSPCNVHRQYRISSHYASITLWMALCTWLISILLFSMPVLLYGGYMLLLTAALMLFSLLFFVTVRNIPKCPIQFGPASLKTDYGRSFWLTLITETEACLQPG, translated from the exons ATGACTCTGTGGGATGGCTCCTTCCCCTTCTACCCCGGCACCAATGCTTGCTTCCCCTTCGACACCACCTGGGCCATCATTGCCTCCGTCTTCCTCTCTGTACTGATCACTTCCATCATCATCCTGCCTGGCATCCGGGGCAAAGGG CGGCTCTTCTGGCTCCTGCGGGTGGTGACAAGCCTCTTCATTGGAGCAGTGGTCCTCA CCATACAGTTCACCAGGGACTGGGAGAGTGGCTGGGTGACAGCAAACATCTCCTACAAATCCTTCAGCCGCGCCATGGTGAATGCAAATATTGGGCTGCACATCGGCCTGGCAGGAGTGAACATCACGCTGGTCG GAAACCCAGTGAATCAGGTCAATGAGACCATCAACTACAACGAGCACTTTGCCTGGAGCTTCGATGCAGACTATGACCACAGCTATAGCGAAGGCCTGGAGAAGGGGCTGCCCAGCCCCATCCTCTACGTGGCGGAGAAGTTCACCACACAAAGCCCCTGCAACGTGCACAGGCAGTACCGCATCTCCAGCCATTATGCATCCATTACACTGTG GATGGCCTTATGCACCTGGCTCATTTCTATCCTACTCTTCTCCATGCCCGTCCTCCTTTATGGTGGCTACATgctcctgctcactgctgcattGATGCTTTTCTCATTGCTCTTCTTCGTCACGGTGAGGAACATCCCAAAGTGTCCCATCCAGTTTGGGCCAGCCTCCCTGAAAACAGATTATGGCAGATCTTTTTGGCTGACATTAATAACAG AAACTGAAGCTTGTCTTCAACCTGGAtga
- the DUOXA2 gene encoding dual oxidase maturation factor 1 isoform X1: MTLWDGSFPFYPGTNACFPFDTTWAIIASVFLSVLITSIIILPGIRGKGRLFWLLRVVTSLFIGAVVLTIQFTRDWESGWVTANISYKSFSRAMVNANIGLHIGLAGVNITLVGNPVNQVNETINYNEHFAWSFDADYDHSYSEGLEKGLPSPILYVAEKFTTQSPCNVHRQYRISSHYASITLWMALCTWLISILLFSMPVLLYGGYMLLLTAALMLFSLLFFVTVRNIPKCPIQFGPASLKTDYGRSFWLTLITGLLCLLLGLGVIVLNSVHPQKLKLVFNLDDGKREEVNEWDKSHLPAESSSSEQDILMVSLGELCEVTATKL; encoded by the exons ATGACTCTGTGGGATGGCTCCTTCCCCTTCTACCCCGGCACCAATGCTTGCTTCCCCTTCGACACCACCTGGGCCATCATTGCCTCCGTCTTCCTCTCTGTACTGATCACTTCCATCATCATCCTGCCTGGCATCCGGGGCAAAGGG CGGCTCTTCTGGCTCCTGCGGGTGGTGACAAGCCTCTTCATTGGAGCAGTGGTCCTCA CCATACAGTTCACCAGGGACTGGGAGAGTGGCTGGGTGACAGCAAACATCTCCTACAAATCCTTCAGCCGCGCCATGGTGAATGCAAATATTGGGCTGCACATCGGCCTGGCAGGAGTGAACATCACGCTGGTCG GAAACCCAGTGAATCAGGTCAATGAGACCATCAACTACAACGAGCACTTTGCCTGGAGCTTCGATGCAGACTATGACCACAGCTATAGCGAAGGCCTGGAGAAGGGGCTGCCCAGCCCCATCCTCTACGTGGCGGAGAAGTTCACCACACAAAGCCCCTGCAACGTGCACAGGCAGTACCGCATCTCCAGCCATTATGCATCCATTACACTGTG GATGGCCTTATGCACCTGGCTCATTTCTATCCTACTCTTCTCCATGCCCGTCCTCCTTTATGGTGGCTACATgctcctgctcactgctgcattGATGCTTTTCTCATTGCTCTTCTTCGTCACGGTGAGGAACATCCCAAAGTGTCCCATCCAGTTTGGGCCAGCCTCCCTGAAAACAGATTATGGCAGATCTTTTTGGCTGACATTAATAACAG ggctgctctgcctgctgctggggctgggtgTGATTGTTCTCAACTCTGTGCACCCACAGAAACTGAAGCTTGTCTTCAACCTGGAtgatggaaagagagaagaagtaAATGAGTGGGACAAGTCCCATCTGCCAGCCGAGTCCAGCTCCTCTGAGCAGGACATACTGATGGTGTCCCTGGGCGAGCTCTGTGAGGTGACAGCCACCAAGCTGTGA